The following DNA comes from Lentibacillus sp. Marseille-P4043.
TCGGAAAAGGTGTTATAGGTGAAGGAGCCACGAATTCACATGTTGTTAATGAACTGGATATTCCCATCACCTTACTAGGGATCGATAATGCTGTTGTAGCAGCTAGCCCTGATGGAATACTTGTTACAAATAAGGATTCTAGTCCCAAGGTGAAAGGGTATGTTGGTAGGTTTGATGGACGTCCTATGTATGAAGAACGCCGCTGGGGCTGGTATAGAGTCCTAGAACATACGAAATATGATGAAGGAAATGAAGTATTAACCAAGCGAATTGGCATTAACGCAGGCAAAAACCTTAGCTATCAAATGCACTACAAACGCAGTGAAGTGTGGACGATTGTTAAAGGGGAAGGTGTATTTGTCCTTAATGATCACTTAAGCCATGTAAGAGCAGGGGATACTATTCAAGTTCCGTTGGCAGCTAAGCATGCGCTAAGAGCTACTACTGATATGGAGATTATTGAAGTGCAAACTGGCAGTGAGTTGGTGGAAGAGGATATTATTCGGATTGCTGTGGAGTGGGATGAGATTGTTAGGACTGTGAGGGTATGAAAATTTTTAAGGAGGATTAGTTAGGATGTTTGAGGACAGATCCCCACTACGTTATATTTAAATTAGCATAATTATAGTATATTATTATTTTTATAAATCACAAGAGGGACATAGTATTAACTTAATTTAAAGGGGTAAATCATGGATCAATATTATATAACTAATTCTGATGTTCACGAAGTGTTAAATCAACATGGGTTAATAGCTAGAGATTTTGGTAAATTACCTAGGAGTGGCCAAAGACAAGTATTTGAAGTGGAATTTAATACAAAAAGATCAAGTATGCTTAAGTTTGTTGATGTGTCTTCTTATTATACTTATCAAAGGTTGGAGTGGAATGACCTATCAGATACTGAATTTGAACATGAAAAGGAATATGAAATTGAGGCGAGATCGAAAAGAATTATTAGGGAGTTAGAGGCATCAAAAAAATGTCCTATCTTGCCACAACTAGAGATATTGGATGGATACCAAATTTTTACAACAGGAAATTATAATTTCATATACTATTTCGAAACAAAATTTGAAGGAAAAACATTAGATAAAAGTGACTTGTACCAAAGCCAGCAAGATATTAACACCGTTGTTGAATTTTTACTTCAAATGGTCAAACAAATTAGGATAATGCACGATGCTGGTTATGTGCACAGAGATCTGACACCAAGAAATATAATCTACTATCAAGGTGAGTATAAGATAATCGATGCTGGTTTAGTAAAATCAAATGATGAAGAAAAACTTACTGCTACTAGGGTTGAAATTGGTACACCATATTATATGGCGCCAGAACAAGCTAAAAGGACTTCTGATTATACATGGGATTTTAGAACTGACTTATTTTCAGTTGGGTTAATTGCAATTGAAATATTTTTACCAAAGTCTCGGATTCTTGACAAAAAGGACAAAAGGGATTTACATTTTATTTTTCAAATTTGGAAAGATAAAGATTCTAGTCCAAAGTCAATATATTTATTTAGTAAAGTGATAGCTAGACTTGCCATAGAACAACGTCACAAAAGATGGTCAGATTTAGATGAATTATTATCTATGTTAGAGAATTTGACTAGGGAGGATATACAATGATTTTTGCACAACATGGTCCAGCGTGGAAACCTAAGTTAGAACGATTATTTTCAAATGACTTAATTGATGGTGTGATTTGGGATCCAAGAGAAGAGAAAGTAGATAGAATTAAAGAAATCCGAAATAATGATCATAATTATTCCTTAGTTCAAAATGTAGTTGATCTAAAAATATATTATAAACAATTTGAGTCATCTATCGTAAAAAGATTGAGTGAATTAGACTATTTTCCGAAGAGTAATATTGATAGGGCCTTTTTGCGAAACACAGAGAACCTTGAAACTTTAGTGAGTAGGTCTATAGACTTTCAATTAGAATTTGATGTTGACGTAGTAATGGCACCGTCATTTTATTTATATAGTTTTAATGATAGAATAGTTGATAAACTATTTGATACATGGGAGATTTTTTATGACCAGCTTCAAGATAATGGAATAGATAAAAATAAATTCGTTTCAATAATTTTTAATGAGACTGCACTCGAGAATAAGTCTTACATTTCTGATTTTCTTGATGACTTTAGTGACATTTCGCAAAAGTTTGACGGGATATATATTACTATTGATAGGGAAAAAGTTAAACATAGGCATGATTTTAATCCTAATCGTCTTAATGGTATGCTCCAATTTATATATGATTTAAAAAACTTAGGTCTAAAAGTTGTTATAGGTTATTCCGGAATTGAAAGTGTGTTATATTTTGCTGTTGGCGCTAATGCTATTGGAACAGGTTGGTTTTATTCTTTAAGAAATTTTAATAGAGAACAAAAGGGTTTAGAACCAGTTGAAAGTATGGGAAGACAGAAAAAGCGGTATACATCGATGAGTATGTTATACGAATTAGCAATTGAAGATGAAATATTTAGTATACCTAAAAATCTTAAGGAAGAACTATACGAAAAAATACTTACTGGCTGTGAATTAGATTCTAAAGTTAATGAAGGTAATATTGAAAATATAAATTTTAATGATATGTATCAACAATATTTCGAAGCTATGAAACAGGTTGTAGATGAGATAAAGAAAAAAAACAAGATTGAAGAGAAAGTAAAATTAGTAAACCAGTTACTTGATACGGCAGATACAAATATTAAAAGATATAATGAACTGGAGACATTACAAAATATTAATGGTAAGCATATTAAAAATTATAAAATTGCATTAAATAAATTTCAAGAAGATAATTTTATTTTTGTATAAGTAATAAAGAGAGCAAGCTATTAGCATAGCAGATACCATGCCAATAGCTTGCTTTTTATTGTTGTATGGAAAATGTTGAGGTTTCAATCTGATATTTAGCAATACTACTGATAAACGAAGGGTTACATTGAACTTTTACCGTTTCCTTTTTAGGTTTGGAGAAATATTCAATCCTATCTTTAGAAACCCCAATCAATCCCACATTTTGATTTAGAAAGTAATTAATCTTACCTTCGTATAATCTTTTTGCTAGACCCATCGGTAAGACCACATAGGAATATGAAGAAAATTTTTTATTTATTGTTGCTTGAAGAACTGCCTTTTTCCATTTTGATAATTTTGCTTCATATGATATAAACTGTAAAATGGGAAATTGAAATTCATTTGAAATTATATATCTTTTTGGAGTTATTTCTTTGATTATATTTGCTCTTGTTAGTTTAGACAGCA
Coding sequences within:
- a CDS encoding protein kinase domain-containing protein, producing MDQYYITNSDVHEVLNQHGLIARDFGKLPRSGQRQVFEVEFNTKRSSMLKFVDVSSYYTYQRLEWNDLSDTEFEHEKEYEIEARSKRIIRELEASKKCPILPQLEILDGYQIFTTGNYNFIYYFETKFEGKTLDKSDLYQSQQDINTVVEFLLQMVKQIRIMHDAGYVHRDLTPRNIIYYQGEYKIIDAGLVKSNDEEKLTATRVEIGTPYYMAPEQAKRTSDYTWDFRTDLFSVGLIAIEIFLPKSRILDKKDKRDLHFIFQIWKDKDSSPKSIYLFSKVIARLAIEQRHKRWSDLDELLSMLENLTREDIQ